The sequence below is a genomic window from Cucurbita pepo subsp. pepo cultivar mu-cu-16 unplaced genomic scaffold, ASM280686v2 Cp4.1_scaffold000305, whole genome shotgun sequence.
aaaatatgaaatgtACACAATAACACAAGGAACAAATGCTCAAATAGGAGCCTCAGTTCTCACCTCATATGCAGCACTTATCTCTTTGAATTTCTCTTCTGATCCAGGGTTCTTGTTCACATCGGGATGGTACTGTTcagaataaaaacaaagaagggGTGAATCATTTGGGACATTGTGCAGTAAAGCTCATCTAGACTATCAAATACAAAGTAAATGCCCATGCCTTACAGCCAGAGTTCTAACTATTGGCGTAGTGGCTTAAAGGAAAGGCTAAAGTTCTTTGTATAAAAGATTCAGAAATATTTTGTGgatgatttaaataaaaggaaacagCATAATTGCCAACAGAAAATTTAGTGAGATTTTGGAAGAATGTACGATTCTTTAATTCCTCCCTGTCAAACTTTAACTACataatttagtaataaatttgGACTGGGGGCCTTTTTCAAATCACCCCTTCTGATTGGCTAGAAGGAGATGTCTTAACTTCTTGCCTGGTTGTATCTCCCGCTTTCTGTAATGGAATTTCTGTCTCTTATCCCAAAAAAGCCTTTCCCAgtctttataatattatttgtgtGCCTAAAGAATCTCTAATGCCTTGCCTTTTATTCTTACGAAAACCAAATAaacaattcttttaattaagttGATAAATGCTTGGTCAGCCTGTTAGATTTTAGCTCTATCAGCTTGCAGCCAGTTAGCTTAAACATGGTTTTTGGAGCCTGCTATTAAATAACAGCATTCTTAGTCGATTACCTTTCTAGTGtactttaataaaatgaataacttACTATGTAGCATCCTTGCAAACTGAATCACCTTTGTTTAGGCTCTGTTTGATTATCGTTTGGTTAtttgtttttcgtttttgaaaatttaacttATGTTCTCCCAATTTCTCTACGGTGCATCCAATCTTCCTTAAatgaacatttaaatttttagccaaagtccaaaacaaaaaaaagatttcaaaaactacatttttgtagtttttaaaacttgattttgtttcttaaataCATGTAAAAGGTAAATAACAAAGCAAAGAACCCCATAAGAGGAGGTGGTACCTACATgcttaatttttcaaaaccaaaaaccaaatgaATATTATACAAGGCCTTACAAACCTATGATCCTAAAATGTTTGTCCTGATGAGAAGTTACAGCAGGCAACATTTgccatttttcaatttctactAAGTAGAAGTCAATTCTTAAGAACCTTGGCCAAAATTGACTTCTTAAAAATACTACCCAGCGTCCCAACAGCTGAATTCTtaaagtttcataaatttcaacaaGAACTTATTATGCCTCAAtttatctctctctcgctctaaGGGTTTAGGGTGGAAATTGCaaaacatatatcatatacGTAGCGCTTGAAATTTCATCTAGTTTTTCATTATCCCTCCCACAGTTCAATTCCATTCGATTTTCAACCCTCCAATTCGCTTCATAGGGGACCAATAAGCCCCGTAGAACTCAAGAATATACAATTAGCAGAATTCAAAACGGAAAAATACCTTGCGAGCGAGTTTCTTATATGAGACTTTTATTTCCTGTAATGTGGCATTCCGGCTAACATTCAACGTCGAATAGTGATCAGTAGCAGCGGCACCTGTTGCTGCTGCACCACAGTACACAGACTTTAACCGACGTCTGGTTTGAAAATCCGTTCCCCTAAGCGGGCGAACCACGCGGGAAAATTCAGAATAGTTCAAGCTGGAACAAAAGCTGATAGAAGGCGGACTGCGAAAATTCAAGACGTTAGGAATTGCCGATAGAGAAAGTAGTCGAATCCTAGGTTTCGGGTTAAGCTTGGCATTGCAGGGACTGCAAATAAGCGCCATTGTTGCTCGAGGTGGAGCGCAGGCCTTCGCGAGGAGGATGATCAGGATTCAGGGTttttgtattaataaaaacagGGATATCCTAGAaattactaataataaataaataaataataataaagataactccaaaaaaaaaaatgtatatatatatatatatacatacatacatacggACTAACcatgtgtcatggtcatgTTTGTCAAAGGCGTGGTGTTTATGGCCACATGTAAGATGTTTGGTCATGGTTGTCCATGTTGGCCTGTTCCAAATCCCTTTTACTTGCAGGTCTTTATTATTGTTGCTATGTCAATACAGAGGTGTATGACCCGttaccaaaatcatgtttataCCCATCAGGTTTAATATGTCTCGAAATGTATTACAGTGGggtgtgactagttgtcaattcttcttatccggttatatgctatcaaagtcgTTGTTGTCGTCTACTAACTTTTAGgttataacattgttttctttaaaattatgtttaacgTATGTTCTTGCTcgcgttttctaaaacatgaCTTGAGACTTAAGCATACGTCGATGTTGTTCGCAAAATGCGAATTTCATACGGCTGGCTTGTTTGTTGGGTTATAACAAATGTTTTACAATCGTTGTCTTGCTGCTGCTAgagtgtgattgtgacaccATGCACCTGTGTTTGCTACCCATTTACGACTGTATCCAACTCTTTCTAGTTTTGTACGGTCCGAGCAAAATGTTacctaaattttgattttatatattttgaaggactaaaattaaaatttattctttgaaaatttagaaaactaaaatgaaataaaattttattcatataactccataaacaatcaaataaGACTACTCAACTCAAACTATAAaagttggatttttttttttttttttttttcgggtttgggttgagttgaatttatgaaaaaacaaaaattcaattcgAATTacaggttgacatttttttcttcggatatgaaaatagaattacaactcaacctaatCCTAccatacttaaaaaaaaattaagaatattcaTCGTTTGCCGCGGATGTTGGAGTGAGATGTAGCTCGTAAAcgtttaatatttgaattttgtgagattttaattattaatataacatttattatggatagatataattttttaactaattatttatcatattGCCCTCAGCCTTAGCTTCTgttgggagaggttttcagGCGGTTAAAATGaatgttatttctctctccaacagatgtgagacctcacaattcaccccttggAAGCCAGCGTCCGCACTCGCAGATgttcgatgtctggctttgatactatttgtaacagttcaagacCACAGttatcaaatattgtccgctttgacccgttacgtatcttcgtcagcctcacaattttaaaacgcgtatgcgaGGGAGAGGCTTccttgatactatttgtaccAGTCCAAGACCAcagttagcaaatattgtccgctttgacccgttacgtatcttcgtcagcttcacaattttaaaacgcgtatgcgaGGGAGAGGCTTccttgatactatttgtaccAGTCCAAGACCAcagttagcaaatattgtccgctttgacctgtTATATATcttcgtcagtctcacgattttaaaacgtatatgctagggagaggcttccatacctttatgaaaaatgttttattccgTTCTCCTACCgatatgaaatctcacaatttatatTGCTTGGATCACCGACCCAAAATTTGGATTGGTCGAAAAATGGAATGGACAAGTATACTGCAAAACACCactttattcattaattttgaaaacccAGCGGCTTTGTTGCATATTAGGCAAGACAACACGTCACCATCGCCTTCGCTGGTGTTGCATGAGCATAATAAATATCTTTACTGACTGGCTGGTGTTCATAGCATAATAAATATCCTTATCTCCACAATGACCTAACCATCCATAATTCCTAATCACGTCCTAATCATTGCTCGAGCATATTCTTCGTCCAATCCCGTTTCCATTGGCAAGAGAAACTTCGGGAAAGAGGGGTTTGATTCTGTCTCCTTCACCTTTGAATCAAGGAGCTCGACTCGAAGAGGAGAGGGGCAAAGCAGCTCGACCTGACCTTGATTGCTCAATTGTTAACCGAGTTAAGCCACTAACTTAGTGCACTCGACCCTCTCATCATTATTTGTCACATATCCTTAGAGATGTTTGCGAGAAGTCGTAAATAAAGAGCATTGTAGAATTCAATAAGTCAGATTTATTCGGTTCAACTCAAACCAATTTTGTAGGTAACTTACGAACCGACCCAATTCAACGTTCAAGTCAGGGAACGAAAAAGCAAAAATGATAAGAAAGAAtgatttaaattgaatgaaagaatgatttaaattgaatgaaagaatTGGGTGATTTACAAGAGGGTCTATTTCCAGCATTATACCCTCGAAGGACACTTAAACATGCAAAGCAATCACAATTACCTCTCGCCTTCTTCGATCCCGACCCTTTTTTAAGCCTCAATGACGACCAATTTAGAAcgactttttaaaataatcacttaaaaagtcatttcaaacATGGCTTAACGATCCCGATCTTCCCAAGAAATAGACCACCACTAAGACTACAACTACTACTACGTTTATGAACAGGgggtttcttcttcatccaagCTCTGCTCAAGTTCTGTTCGTTGACTAATCAATAAATCTAAAGCCTCTTTCATCCATTGAGGGCAAACCTCTCTGGCTTTCTCCACGCTCATCTACAAGTTCCAATGGAAATTCAATTAGTTTTGAACGAAGAACATTTAGGGTTTTCGTTTGAATTTAAGCCAGAACTCACCCATTCCCGCCTCCGGAAATCTTTCTCCGGCCAATTTTCCAGTAGTTTGGTGACCTGCAGCGGGAACATGTAGGCTTCATGCATCGTCGCTTGGTTCTTGCTCTTGTAATACCATTTTCCCAATCTTTTCTGTAAGTGAAATTAAATTGGAATTTggatgaacaaaaatttcttcGACAGAATCAACAATGGAAACCCTAGAAATTCGAATTACTAACTTCGATGTTGCCAACCACACCAGCTTCCTCCAATGTCTCTCTCAAAGCCGCAGTCTCCATCGATTCGTCGTTCTCCCAACCGccctaaaatttcaaaatcatcaaacaaTCGGTACAAAAGAGCGAATCGGAATAATCGACGCCAAGAATCGATATAACAATACCTTCGGAAACATCATCGCTTGTCCTTTCTGTGAACTAATCCCAAGAACTTCAATATTATCAACCGAAAACGATTTCAGAGCATCTTTATATCGATAAGGAATGCATCTAGAAGAAGAAATCGGAAAAATCAGAGCCTCAACTTACAAGAACAACAAACCCTAGAAGAACGAAATCAGAGAGTGAAATGGAGAAAGGTACCCGACAACAAGGCGATACTCTTGATTGTAGCGCTGCCGATGACGTCCAGTACGAGAGGAGACGACAGAGACGACGTTTTCGATCTGAGAAGGGAATTTCtgggaagagaagaaggaagagaggaGAAATTTGGCGATGTTCCTGGAGAAAAAGAGACCCATATCAATGGAGAAAAATAGGAAGAATTGAGGAAATGAAATCTCCTCCTCGCCGTAGGCGTCGGGTCGGGACAATGATTATGAGAGAGCAGAGGAGGGAGGGGGAGGGGCAGAGGAATTTGAATCTGAGAAGAGAAAGGTTGTGTGGCAGTGGATGGATGGTTGTTCCCGCAATGTGTGTGTTGCGGATGGGGCCCCGCGTGGTGGCCTTTAATAAACAGGGAGGCATCAGGTGCGTGTAAAAGGAGAATTACACGCGCGTAACGGTCCGTTGACGTTGACATAAGGGTTCAAGGTTTGCGGAATAACCGCGTCAAGTagttattcaatttttttttttttttttttttttttaattaagaaaggTCTTTTGACCCATTAATATCTGCCAGTACTAGCACAGATTGGAGCAGCCAAATTCAGGTGgtcttttcaattaattttttttttaactaaataattaaaaataatatttatatttatatatatatatatttgatatgatatttttccatttattgttattttcatttattactcttcccatatatttgtaatttatttgattatattttaaatattataaaagaaattatagttaaactttaaattttttaaatactttttaacttttttttcaaacttttaaaataacgATT
It includes:
- the LOC111784936 gene encoding nudix hydrolase 18, mitochondrial-like — its product is MGLFFSRNIAKFLLSSFFSSQKFPSQIENVVSVVSSRTGRHRQRYNQEYRLVVGCIPYRYKDALKSFSVDNIEVLGISSQKGQAMMFPKGGWENDESMETAALRETLEEAGVVGNIEKRLGKWYYKSKNQATMHEAYMFPLQVTKLLENWPEKDFRRREWMSVEKAREVCPQWMKEALDLLISQRTELEQSLDEEETPCS